The proteins below are encoded in one region of Ricinus communis isolate WT05 ecotype wild-type chromosome 6, ASM1957865v1, whole genome shotgun sequence:
- the LOC8277608 gene encoding putative serine/threonine-protein kinase-like protein CCR3 isoform X1 — MAESLNIDVEEDDYGSDKAHGRAVHFDRKVSNLERVFLIANFILELPSAVFDQLSSVHKPQYALLSMFMSFTILTISIMYLVYKAQKGVTWMKKGWIPWFYYQHQNSRPFGTFPDIIGLLCAFFQCIFASLSYALLSRQVNNPIKVSVWPIIFAFGLLYSRLSETPPQKRSTPHVRKLNRAVEFTLAELAAGTDDFSLQNKLGVGRSGVVYKGKLANGNEVVVKRGERGQERKFSEEEHRAFETELLFLSRLHNKHLVRLIGYFEDENERLLVYELIKNGGLFHHLHDKDNNEKNSSVINSWKTRIKIALDAARGIEYLHNYAVPPVIHRDIKSSNILLDANWTARIAEFALSLMVPESEHGYRLMKAVGTAGYIDPEYYALNILTEKSDVYSFGVVLLELLTGKKVIFYDDNSEGTPTSVVDFAMPRILSGDFVKVLDPRVNPPEFNEEEAVELVAYTALHCVNLEGRNRPTMTDVVANLERSLALCIDSSNEDEMNIKHQSE; from the exons ATGGCTGAATCTCTCAATATTGATGTTGAAGAAGATGATTATGGCAGTGACAAGGCGCACGGCAGGGCAGTTCACTTCGATCGCAAG GTTAGTAACTTGGAAAGGGTCTTCCTTATCGCCAACTTCATCTTAGAGCTTCCATCAGCTGTTTTTGATCAGCTATCCTCAGTGCACAAGCCCCAATACGCGTTGCTAAGTATGTTTATGTCCTTCACAATCTTGACCATTTCTATCATGTATCTTGTTTACAAGGCTCAGAAAGGAGTAACTTGGATGAAGAAAGGGTGGATACCTTGGTTTTAttatcaacatcaaaattcCAGACCTTTTGGAACATTTCCTGACATAATTGGATTACTTTGTGCATTTTTCCAATGCATTTTTGCATCACTATCATACGCCTTGTTGTCTCGACAGGTTAATAATCCTATCAAAGTGTCTGTTTGGCCTATTATCTTTGCTTTTGGTCTATTGTATTCTAGACTGTCAGAAACTCCTCCACAAAAGAGGTCAACCCCACATGTAAGGAAATTGAATAGAGCAGTTGAATTTACTCTGGCTGAGCTTGCTGCTGGAACTGATGATTTCTCGTTACAGAACAAGCTTGGTGTAGGGCGAAGTGGAGTTGTTTACAAAGGGAAACTAGCAAATGGTAATGAAGTGGTAGTAAAGAGAGGGGAGAGAGGTCAAGAAAGGAAATTTTCTGAAGAGGAACATAGGGCTTTTGAAACTGAACTGCTATTCTTGTCAAGGCTTCACAACAAACACTTAGTTAGGCTTATTGGGTATTTCGAAGATGAGAATGAGAGGCTTTTAGTTTATGAGCTCATAAAGAATGGAGGTTTGTTTCATCATTTACATGACAAGGACAATAATGAAAAGAATAGCAGTGTGATCAATTCATGGAAAACGAGGATCAAGATTGCATTAGATGCTGCTAGGGGAATTGAATATCTTCACAATTATGCAGTTCCACCAGTAATTCACAGAGACATCAAATCTTCCAACATATTGCTCGATGCAAATTGGACTGCAAGAATTGCAGAGTTTGCATTATCGTTGATGGTGCCTGAATCAGAACATGGTTACAGATTGATGAAGGCAGTAGGAACTGCTGGCTATATCGACCCCGAGTACTATGctcttaatatattaactGAAAAGAGCGATGTATATAGTTTTGGTGTGGTACTACTAGAACTTCTGACAGGCAAGAAAGTTATATTCTATGATGATAATAGTGAAGGCACACCAACAAGTGTAGTGGATTTCGCAATGCCCAGAATTTTGTCTGGCGACTTTGTTAAGGTTTTGGACCCTAGGGTCAATCCACCAGAGTTTAATGAAGAAGAGGCAGTGGAGCTGGTGGCGTATACTGCACTTCATTGTGTGAATTTAGAAGGGAGAAACAGGCCAACTATGACTGATGTAGTCGCTAATTTGGAGCGAAGTTTGGCTCTATGCATTGATAGTAGTAATGAGGATGAGATGAACATCAAGCATCAGTCTGAATGA
- the LOC8277608 gene encoding putative serine/threonine-protein kinase-like protein CCR3 isoform X2 has product MAESLNIDVEEDDYGSDKAHGRAVHFDRKVSNLERVFLIANFILELPSAVFDQLSSVHKPQYALLSMFMSFTILTISIMYLVYKAQKGVTWMKKGWIPWFYYQHQNSRPFGTFPDIIGLLCAFFQCIFASLSYALLSRQVNNPIKVSVWPIIFAFGLLYSRLSETPPQKRSTPHNKLGVGRSGVVYKGKLANGNEVVVKRGERGQERKFSEEEHRAFETELLFLSRLHNKHLVRLIGYFEDENERLLVYELIKNGGLFHHLHDKDNNEKNSSVINSWKTRIKIALDAARGIEYLHNYAVPPVIHRDIKSSNILLDANWTARIAEFALSLMVPESEHGYRLMKAVGTAGYIDPEYYALNILTEKSDVYSFGVVLLELLTGKKVIFYDDNSEGTPTSVVDFAMPRILSGDFVKVLDPRVNPPEFNEEEAVELVAYTALHCVNLEGRNRPTMTDVVANLERSLALCIDSSNEDEMNIKHQSE; this is encoded by the exons ATGGCTGAATCTCTCAATATTGATGTTGAAGAAGATGATTATGGCAGTGACAAGGCGCACGGCAGGGCAGTTCACTTCGATCGCAAG GTTAGTAACTTGGAAAGGGTCTTCCTTATCGCCAACTTCATCTTAGAGCTTCCATCAGCTGTTTTTGATCAGCTATCCTCAGTGCACAAGCCCCAATACGCGTTGCTAAGTATGTTTATGTCCTTCACAATCTTGACCATTTCTATCATGTATCTTGTTTACAAGGCTCAGAAAGGAGTAACTTGGATGAAGAAAGGGTGGATACCTTGGTTTTAttatcaacatcaaaattcCAGACCTTTTGGAACATTTCCTGACATAATTGGATTACTTTGTGCATTTTTCCAATGCATTTTTGCATCACTATCATACGCCTTGTTGTCTCGACAGGTTAATAATCCTATCAAAGTGTCTGTTTGGCCTATTATCTTTGCTTTTGGTCTATTGTATTCTAGACTGTCAGAAACTCCTCCACAAAAGAGGTCAACCCCACAT AACAAGCTTGGTGTAGGGCGAAGTGGAGTTGTTTACAAAGGGAAACTAGCAAATGGTAATGAAGTGGTAGTAAAGAGAGGGGAGAGAGGTCAAGAAAGGAAATTTTCTGAAGAGGAACATAGGGCTTTTGAAACTGAACTGCTATTCTTGTCAAGGCTTCACAACAAACACTTAGTTAGGCTTATTGGGTATTTCGAAGATGAGAATGAGAGGCTTTTAGTTTATGAGCTCATAAAGAATGGAGGTTTGTTTCATCATTTACATGACAAGGACAATAATGAAAAGAATAGCAGTGTGATCAATTCATGGAAAACGAGGATCAAGATTGCATTAGATGCTGCTAGGGGAATTGAATATCTTCACAATTATGCAGTTCCACCAGTAATTCACAGAGACATCAAATCTTCCAACATATTGCTCGATGCAAATTGGACTGCAAGAATTGCAGAGTTTGCATTATCGTTGATGGTGCCTGAATCAGAACATGGTTACAGATTGATGAAGGCAGTAGGAACTGCTGGCTATATCGACCCCGAGTACTATGctcttaatatattaactGAAAAGAGCGATGTATATAGTTTTGGTGTGGTACTACTAGAACTTCTGACAGGCAAGAAAGTTATATTCTATGATGATAATAGTGAAGGCACACCAACAAGTGTAGTGGATTTCGCAATGCCCAGAATTTTGTCTGGCGACTTTGTTAAGGTTTTGGACCCTAGGGTCAATCCACCAGAGTTTAATGAAGAAGAGGCAGTGGAGCTGGTGGCGTATACTGCACTTCATTGTGTGAATTTAGAAGGGAGAAACAGGCCAACTATGACTGATGTAGTCGCTAATTTGGAGCGAAGTTTGGCTCTATGCATTGATAGTAGTAATGAGGATGAGATGAACATCAAGCATCAGTCTGAATGA
- the LOC8277607 gene encoding putative serine/threonine-protein kinase-like protein CCR3 gives MAECLSIDVKEDDIGTNEAHSRAYRFDPKVSNLERIFLIANFILELPSAAFDQLSSVHKPQYALLSMLLSFTILIISICDLVYKGQKGGVTWMKKGWIPWLYYPYQNSKPFGTFPDIVGLLCAIFQSIFASLSYALLCRQVNNPIKVSVFPIIFASGLLYSRLLGFSPQKRSTPHVRRLSRAVEFTLPDLAAATNDFSLQNKIGVGSFGVVYRGKLADGSEVVVKRGERGEERKFSEEEHRAFESELEFLSRLHHKHLIRLIGYYEDENYWLLVYEFMKLGTLYQQLHDKNINEKNNSVINSWKMRIKIALDAARGIEYLHNYAVPPVIHRQIKSSNILIDANWTARVAEFAFSLKAPESEHGYRTLSAVGTVGYIDPENYSRNVLTAKSDVYSFGVVLLELLTGKRAIFQDDDSGGSVVDFAVPKIMSGEFVRALDPRVSQPELSEAEAVEMVAYTALHCVNLEGRERPKMIDVVANLERSLSICDASRDNDQ, from the exons ATGGCTGAATGTTTAAGTATAGATGTTAAAGAAGATGATATTGGCACTAACGAGGCACATAGTAGAGCATATCGCTTCGATCCAAAG GTTAGCAACTTGGAAAGAATCTTCCTTATCGCCAACTTCATTCTAGAGCTTCCATCAGCTGCTTTTGATCAGCTATCGTCAGTGCATAAGCCCCAATATGCACTCCTAAGTATGCTATTATCTTTCACCATCTTGATCATTTCTATCTGTGATCTTGTTTACAAGGGTCAAAAAGGAGGAGTAACTTGGATGAAGAAAGGGTGGATACCTTGGCTTTATTATCCATACCAAAATTCCAAGCCTTTTGGAACATTTCCTGACATAGTTGGATTACTTTGTGCCATCTTTCAGTCCATTTTTGCATCATTGTCATATGCCTTGTTGTGTCGACAGGTTAATAATCCTATCAAAGTGTCTGTTTTCCCTATTATCTTTGCTTCTGGTCTATTGTATTCTAGACTGCTAGGATTTTCTCCACAAAAGAGGTCAACCCCACATGTAAGAAGGTTGAGTAGAGCAGTAGAATTTACTCTGCCTGACCTCGCTGCTGCAACCAATGATTTTTCATTACAGAACAAGATTGGTGTTGGGAGTTTTGGTGTTGTTTATAGAGGGAAACTAGCAGATGGTAGTGAAGTGGTGGTAAAGAGAGGGGAGAGAGGTGAAGAAAGGAAGTTTTCTGAAGAGGAACACAGGGCTTTTGAATCTGAATTGGAATTCTTGTCAAGGCTTCACCACAAACATTTAATTAGGCTTATTGGGTATTATGAAGATGAGAATTACTGGCTTTTAGTTTATGAGTTCATGAAGCTTGGAACCCTATATCAGCAGTTACATGACAAGaacataaatgaaaagaataatagTGTGATCAATTCTTGGAAAATGAGGATCAAGATTGCCTTAGATGCTGCTAGAGGAATTGAATATCTTCACAATTATGCAGTGCCACCGGTTATTCACAGACAAATAAAGTCTTCTAATATCTTGATCGATGCAAATTGGACAGCAAGAGTTGCAGAATTTGCATTCTCATTGAAGGCTCCAGAATCAGAACATGGTTACAGGACATTAAGTGCAGTAGGAACAGTTGGGTATATCGATCCTGAGAACTATAGTCGAAATGTATTAACCGCAAAAAGTGATGTGTATAGTTTTGGTGTGGTATTATTAGAACTTCTGACAGGAAAGAGAGCTATATTCCAGGATGACGATAGTGGAGGAAGTGTCGTGGATTTTGCAGTGCCCAAAATTATGTCTGGCGAATTTGTTAGGGCTTTAGACCCTAGGGTTAGTCAGCCAGAGCTTAGTGAAGCAGAGGCAGTAGAGATGGTGGCATATACTGCACTTCATTGTGTGAATTTGGAAGGGAGAGAGAGGCCAAAAATGATTGATGTAGTAGCTAATTTGGAGCGAAGTTTGTCTATATGTGATGCTAGTAGAGATAATGATCAGTAA
- the LOC8277606 gene encoding phosphoinositide phospholipase C 2 produces the protein MSKQTYRVCFCFRRRFRLAVAEAPQEIKSLFDQYSDNNGLMSIDQLRRFLVEIQKQDNATTEDAQAIFNNLHELKHLNIFHRKGLNLEAFFKYLFGDINPPLDVKRGVHHDMTCPLSHYFIYTGHNSYLTGNQLSSDCSDVPIIQALQRGVRVIELDIWPNSTKDNVEVLHGRTLTTPVELIKCLRSIKEHAFRASDYPVVITLEDHLTPDLQAKVAEMITQTFGDILFTPGSECLKEFPSPESLKKRIIVSTKPPKEYLEVREIREREGDSQSGKLGSDEETWGKEIPDLKGHFRVDDKNELDEDNNDDEDAAPDGDNKSQQNIAPEYKHLIAIHAGKPKGGIEECLKVDPDKVRRLSLSEQQLEKAAETHGKEIVRFTQRNILRVYPKGIRVDSSNYNPLIGWMHGAQMVAFNMQGHGRSLWLMQGMFRANGGCGYVKKPDFLLKSGPHGEVFDPRAKLPVKTTLKVKVYMGEGWYYDFDRTHFDAYSPPDFYARVGIAGVPADTIMKKTKTLEDNWIPVWNEEFEFPLTVPELALLRVEVHEYDMSEKDDFGGQSCLPVSELRKGIRAIPLHDRKGVKYNSVKLLVRFDFV, from the exons ATGTCCAAACAGACATACAGAGTGTGTTTCTGCTTCCGGAGGAGGTTCAGATTGGCGGTGGCAGAGGCACCACAAGAGATCAAATCTTTATTTGATCAATACTCTGATAATAATGGTCTCATGTCTATAGATCAACTCCGTCGATTTCTGGTGGAGATCCAAAAACAAGATAATGCTACTACTGAAGATGCTCAAGCTATCTTTAATAATCTTCATGAGCTTAAACATTTGAATATATTTCACCGTAAAGGCCTCAATCTTGAGGCCTTCTTTAAATACCTCTTCGGTGATATTAATCCTCCTCTCGATGTTAAACGTGGG GTGCATCATGACATGACTTGTCCTCTGTCACattatttcatatatactGGCCACAATTCTTATTTAACTGGGAATCAACTAAGTAGTGACTGCAGTGATGTTCCCATCATACAAGCACTACAAAGGGGTGTGAGAGTAATTGAATTGGATATATGGCCTAATTCCACCAAAGACAATGTGGAGGTTCTTCATGGAAG GACACTGACAACTCCTGTGGAACTTATCAAATGTTTGAGGTCTATCAAGGAGCATGCCTTTCGTGCATCAGATTATCCAGTTGTCATAACTCTAGAAGACCACCTTACGCCAGATCTTCAGGCTAAAGTGGCTGAG ATGATCACTCAAACATTCGGAGATATTCTGTTTACTCCTGGCTCAGAATGCTTAAAGGAATTTCCATCTCCAGAATCTTTGAAGAAACGAATTATAGTATCTACCAAACCACCTAAAGAATATCTTGAAGTCAGAGAAATCAGGGAGAGGGAAGGCGATTCACAGAGTGGGAAGCTTGGATCTGATGAAGAAACTTGGGGGAAAGAAATCCCTGACCTTAAAGGCCATTTTCGGGTTGATGACAAG AATGAATTGGATGAAgataataatgatgatgaagatGCTGCTCCTGATGGAGATAATAAGTCACAGCAAAATATAGCACCAGAATATAAACATTTGATTGCTATTCATGCTGGAAAGCCTAAAGGTGGAATAGAAGAGTGTCTGAAAGTGGACCCTGATAAAGTCAGGCGTCTTAGCTTAAGTGAACAACAGCTCGAAAAGGCTGCAGAAACTCATGGAAAAGAAATAGTCAG GTTTACCCAGCGAAATATACTTAGGGTTTACCCAAAGGGTATTCGGGTCGACTCATCCAACTATAATCCACTAATTGGGTGGATGCATGGAGCTCAAATGGTTGCTTTTAATATGCAG GGACATGGAAGATCACTTTGGTTGATGCAAGGAATGTTCAGAGCAAATGGTGGTTGTGGTTATGTGAAGAAACCAGATTTCTTATTGAAATCTGGGCCACATGGTGAGGTATTTGATCCTAGAGCTAAGTTGCCTGTGAAGACAACATTGAAG GTTAAAGTATATATGGGGGAAGGATGGTACTATGACTTTGATCGGACTCATTTTGATGCATATTCCCCTCCAGATTTTTATGCAAGA GTGGGAATTGCAGGGGTTCCTGCAGATACTATAATGAAGAAGACTAAGACACTGGAGGACAACTGGATACCTGTGTGGAACGAGGAATTTGAGTTTCCATTGACTGTTCCAGAATTGGCTTTGCTTCGGGTTGAGGTACATGAATATGACATGTCTGAGAAGGATGATTTTGGAGGTCAATCATGCCTTCCTGTGTCTGAGTTAAGGAAAGGGATTCGAGCAATTCCACTCCATGACCGTAAAGGAGTTAAATACAATTCTGTAAAGCTCCTCGTCCGTTTTGATTTTGTTTGA